ACACCAGCGGCTAGTCCAGATAATATTTGAACGACTGGCCCTAAATCTCTAGAAGCCATCCCACCCGCATACGCACTGAATGAAAACATCGGTCCAGGAATCCCTTGAACAATGCCAAATCCAGTTAAAAATTGATCTGCTGTCATGTAGCGATATCCCTCAACCAAATCATTAAACATGTAAGGGATGACCACTTGACCACCACCGATGACCAAATAGCCATAACGATAGAAACTTTGGAATATATATAAGATACGATTATCTAAAACCATATTGAGCAATACAGACCCAATCGCAATCACGGCAAACGTGATTAAATAGCGATAGGGTGGGTTAATCTTCACATGATGCCACAAATCTTTTTCTTTAGATGCTAATGTCGTGGTGATGCCACCAAGGACTAAAACCAATGGGAATACCCACGCATTTCTAAAGAAATATGTGATCACCATCGCTAGTAAAAATAATAACAACGTGAGTTTGTTTTTAATGACTTTTTTACCGATTCGATAGGAAGCTACGACAATAAAACCTACCGCCATCGGACCAATAAACCTTAAACCCGACGCATCCACACGATTTTCAGATAAAAACTGGTACATAAAAGATAACCCAGTCATGAATAAAATAGCAGGCAATCCCCAAACCAGCATCGTCAATAAAGCCAACACTGGTCCACCCATTTTGTATCCAATGGAGACGATGGTTTGTGTACTGCTTGGGCCAGGTAAAATACCGGTTAAAGCGATGAGTTCTACCAGTTCATCTTCTGATAGATATTGCTTTTTGATCACCATTTGATCGGTAAAAACCCCATAATGGGCTTCAGGTCCACCATAAGCACCTAAAGAACAAATTAAAACATCTTTTAAAAATGTGCTCCACTTAACTGGTTGCATGCGTATTCCCACCTTTCTGTTGATAAATCATCAAAGTAATGAATGCTAAAACTTCAAATGTACTG
Above is a genomic segment from Paracholeplasma manati containing:
- the chrA gene encoding chromate efflux transporter → MQPVKWSTFLKDVLICSLGAYGGPEAHYGVFTDQMVIKKQYLSEDELVELIALTGILPGPSSTQTIVSIGYKMGGPVLALLTMLVWGLPAILFMTGLSFMYQFLSENRVDASGLRFIGPMAVGFIVVASYRIGKKVIKNKLTLLLFLLAMVITYFFRNAWVFPLVLVLGGITTTLASKEKDLWHHVKINPPYRYLITFAVIAIGSVLLNMVLDNRILYIFQSFYRYGYLVIGGGQVVIPYMFNDLVEGYRYMTADQFLTGFGIVQGIPGPMFSFSAYAGGMASRDLGPVVQILSGLAAGVGIFLPGILLIFFVYPVWSKIRTIKGIRLALSGITAVAGGLIAIAAFILMQSSGFSIENIVVLILTVVLLLTRKVPAPLIVFAAILAGFLI